From a single Nocardioides sp. dk884 genomic region:
- a CDS encoding MaoC family dehydratase: MQFGRSYEEFEVGATYKHWPGKTVTEYDDHLFSLLTMNHHPLHIDENYAVETTQFGKNVVVGNYIYSILLGMSVADVSGKAIANLEVESLRHVAPTFHGDTIYGETTVLDKFESKSKDDRGVVYVETIGYKADGTVVCIFRRKVMVPKQSYLDARGGEQPGRPTPVPDKNWPGPAAG, translated from the coding sequence GTGCAGTTCGGCCGCAGCTATGAGGAGTTCGAGGTCGGTGCGACCTACAAGCACTGGCCCGGCAAGACGGTCACCGAGTACGACGACCACCTCTTCAGCCTGCTCACCATGAACCACCACCCGCTGCACATCGACGAGAACTACGCCGTCGAGACCACGCAGTTCGGCAAGAACGTCGTGGTCGGCAACTACATCTACTCGATCCTGCTCGGCATGAGCGTCGCCGACGTCTCCGGCAAGGCGATCGCCAACCTCGAGGTCGAGTCGCTGCGCCACGTCGCCCCCACCTTCCACGGCGACACGATCTACGGCGAGACGACCGTGCTCGACAAGTTCGAGTCGAAGTCGAAGGACGACCGCGGCGTGGTCTACGTCGAGACGATCGGCTACAAGGCCGACGGCACCGTCGTGTGCATCTTCCGCCGCAAGGTCATGGTCCCCAAGCAGAGCTACCTCGACGCCCGAGGTGGCGAGCAGCCGGGACGTCCGACCCCGGTGCCGGACAAGAACTGGCCGGG
- a CDS encoding DUF5302 domain-containing protein, whose protein sequence is MTGANDDLKAAMREALDRKHANDRGVPQEGPTKEKAHGSEVVGGAPKMHRRKAGGGGS, encoded by the coding sequence ATGACCGGAGCCAACGACGACCTCAAGGCGGCGATGCGCGAAGCGCTCGACCGCAAGCACGCGAACGACCGGGGAGTCCCCCAGGAGGGACCGACCAAGGAGAAGGCCCACGGCTCGGAGGTCGTGGGCGGTGCTCCGAAGATGCACCGACGCAAGGCCGGCGGCGGCGGCAGCTAG